In Bacillus weihaiensis, the genomic stretch AGAACTGAAGCCATTTCTTTTGTTTTTGGTGCGTTAAGTGCTAAGTCCTCAAGAACAACGATATTGTTGTCAATTACTTTAGTTGATAAAGCTGATTTGATCGCTAAACGGCGAACTTTTTTAGGTAATTTGAATGCATAAGAACGTGGAGTTGGTCCGAATACGACACCACCACCGCGCCATTGTGGCGAACGGATAGATCCTTGACGTGCACGACCAGTTCCTTTTTGACGCCATGGTTTGCGTCCTCCGCCTGCTACTTCAGAACGATTTTTTACTTTGTGAGTTCCTTGACGTAAGGAAGCTCTTTGCATGATAACCGCATCAAATAATACATGCTGATTAGGTTCGATACCAAATACAGAATCATTAAGTTCGATTTCTCCAACGTTAGATCCAGTTTGGTTTAATAATGCTACTTTAGGCATTACCCAATTCCTCCTTTCCTAGAGAGATTATTTTGTTTTAACTGCACTCTTAACTGTAATAAGAGCCTTTTTAGGTCCAGGTACGTTACCTTTGATTAATAATAGGTTACGTTCTGCATCTACTTTTACGATTTCTAAGTTTTGAACAGTAATACGCTCTCCACCCATACGACCTGGTAAAAGTTTGTTTTTGAATACGCGGTTTGGTGCTACAGGTCCCATTGAACCTGGGCGACGATGGTAACGAGAACCGTGGGACATAGGTCCACGAGATTGTCCGTGGCGTTTAATTGAGCCTTGGAAACCTTTACCTTTTGAAATTCCTGTTACATCTACTGTTTCACCAGCAGCGAAAATATCAACTTTGACTTCTTGACCAACTTCGTATTGCTCTAAGCTAGCTTCACGAAGTTCTTTAACGAAGCGCTTAGGTGCAGTGTTTGCTTTTGTTACGTGACCTTTTTCAGGTTTGTTAGCTAATTTTTCACGTTTATCTTCAAAACCTAACTGAACTGCTGAATAACCGTCAGTTTCAACAGATTTCGTTTGAAGTACAACGTTTGGAGTAGCTTCGATAACTGTTACCGGAATTAAATCACCATTTTCAGCAAATACTTGCGTCATACCAATTTTTCTTCCTAAGATTCCTTTGGTCATGAGTCACACCTCCTAGTAATATATATGATTTATTTTAATAGTAAAAATTATAGTTTGATTTCAATGTCAACACCAGATGGTAAGTCTAAACGCATTAGCGCGTCAACAGTTTGTGGTGTTGGGCTGATGATATCAATTAAACGTTTGTGAGTACGCATCTCGAATTGCTCACGAGAATCTTTGTACTTATGAACCGCACGAAGGATAGTGTATACAGATCTTTCTGTCGGTAACGGAATCGGACCAGATACATTTGCACCCGAACGTTTTGCAGTTTCTACAATTTTCTCAGCTGATTGATCAAGAATTCTGTGATCATAAGCTTTTAAACGAATACGAATCTTTTGTTTTGCCATTATTTTCCCTCCTTTTCGCCTATTTTAAAAATAGACATTTTCTCCGCAAGAATTTTCCCTACACATGCCATGGCAAAGCGGCCGTGTGTATCGGCAACCTCCTGCTTCATCGCAGTCAAAGACCAACATTGTCTATTATACAAAAAACCGGTGCTAGATGCAAGAACTTTTTAATATTTAAATATGTTTCTTGCGCACTTTTACTATTATACATATTTTGTCGTTCTAACGCAACAGCTGCTAGTACTTGGATATATTTTCACATGATTCTAGTAAATCAGTGATAAAGCTATTTTCTATAGTAGGTTTTTAAATTCACAATTATAAACAAATAACAATTTAATGATTAACCATTATATAAGTTAAACCTTAAAAAATCAGTACTTTCATTTTTAATTCAACTACTTGTGAAATAATAAACTACTTTTTCATACTCTAATAGATAAGAGGAGTCATTAGAAAATAGATACTGAAATGGTTCTCCACTTTATTCTTATGATCATTTCCTAAGACATAAAAAAAAGCGAGCATTAGCTGCTCGCCTTTTTTCTTCTTATTATAGAAGAAATTATTCTTGGATTGTAGCTACAACGCCAGCGC encodes the following:
- the rplD gene encoding 50S ribosomal protein L4, coding for MPKVALLNQTGSNVGEIELNDSVFGIEPNQHVLFDAVIMQRASLRQGTHKVKNRSEVAGGGRKPWRQKGTGRARQGSIRSPQWRGGGVVFGPTPRSYAFKLPKKVRRLAIKSALSTKVIDNNIVVLEDLALNAPKTKEMASVLKGLSVEKKALIVTADNNENVALSARNIPGVTVVTANGVNVLDVLNHEKLIMTKAAVQKVEEVLA
- the rpsJ gene encoding 30S ribosomal protein S10, translating into MAKQKIRIRLKAYDHRILDQSAEKIVETAKRSGANVSGPIPLPTERSVYTILRAVHKYKDSREQFEMRTHKRLIDIISPTPQTVDALMRLDLPSGVDIEIKL
- the rplC gene encoding 50S ribosomal protein L3, coding for MTKGILGRKIGMTQVFAENGDLIPVTVIEATPNVVLQTKSVETDGYSAVQLGFEDKREKLANKPEKGHVTKANTAPKRFVKELREASLEQYEVGQEVKVDIFAAGETVDVTGISKGKGFQGSIKRHGQSRGPMSHGSRYHRRPGSMGPVAPNRVFKNKLLPGRMGGERITVQNLEIVKVDAERNLLLIKGNVPGPKKALITVKSAVKTK